DNA from Mustela nigripes isolate SB6536 chromosome 14, MUSNIG.SB6536, whole genome shotgun sequence:
ccaaaataacttgctgggattttgattgggattgcactgTATCTGTAGATCAAGTTGAGAAGAACTGACAGTATTGAGTCTTTCTGTCGATGAACATGGAATagcactcctttttttttcttctttgtgtatttacttttatttaatctgttttgtaatttttagaaGGCACTTTTTCTGAGTCACTTCAGAATTGCTTTACAGAGTTTTCCTGTCTTCTTAGatttactgttttatttgttcctttttatgttgGCTTTCTAAgaactttttcttcccctttttaaatATCCATGATATCCAGCCAAATATGATTTCTGGTATTGCATAGCAAAATTGTTCCTAGAATTAAAGTAAATCACATTATATACATGGTTCACATCTGTACTGTAATACAACTGCTTTCtcagaaatgagaataaaaattgaCTATAAAGAGGAAATAGAAGAGTATTATAGTACAtaatctctgccctcaaggagcttgtaGTTTAGTTAAGAAACCACActaaagggcacctggatggctcagtgggtttagcctctgccttcggctcaggtcatgatctcagggtcctgggatcgagttcctcatcacgctctctgcttgacagggagcttgcttcctcctctctctctctctgcttgcctctctgcctgcttggtctctctctgtcaaataaataaataaatcttaaaaaaaaaaaaagaaagaaaataaccacaCTAAAGCATATGAAAATTAAGACATTTAGATAAGAATTCTAGTGTTAAGTCATAGAGGAATACCTGATTAGTAGGTATTAACTGAGTGGATAATACTGACTCTGGAATTTACAGAAGGAAGTGAGTTACTTTAGTCAGGTTATTCAGGGAAAATTTTACTGGGCTCATGGAAATTGAACTTACTCCTAAGATATgaataaattttggaaaagaaagagattaaTCCAGATTTCTTACAGATGAGTTCCATAATATTTCGTccttcaaatttttcttaaaaaaacttaaaatgaactatttccttttagatatattttctatCCAATGTAGTTATAACAAACACTCAAATGTTTGACATATCAGTTACTTTcaattttctattgctgtgttttGTCACAGGCATCCTGATTTTCAGCTGCTACAGGAAGGACAAAGGTATGGTTGAATCAGTATTGCTTACCTTCTATGTATTCTTGTTAATAGAAACATTAAGAGTAAACCAGGTGATATGAGCTCTTAGACTTCCTGTGTTGATACATTATGTAAGTGCCCATTTTAGCCTACACAAAGAAATATTTGCCTTGTACagctttttcttttgtgataatAAGATGCTATGTTTGATCTGTATGATTTATTGTACAGCTGTTCCTACCAAGGCAGTCTAATTGAACCTGTTGAAATATGACACAAACAGAGCTTCCATCTGAGATACTGTGCTTCTTTGTCAAGTAGATTATACCAATTACATTTGTTGAAAGGTTTTTATAACCTTATTTTATAGGATTTTGAAACTTAATATATCATTTGTTATTTGGAAGAGTCTCTAAAGCATTAATAGAAATTCCAAGTTTTGATATTTTCTAAACTCTCTTTGTGGTGGTGTTTGCCCAACTATAACCATgtcttaaaagacatttttttttttttttaacttttatcagGATAAATTTTCCTGGTTATTAGTTGCTACCTTAGCACATGGAATTGAGCACATGTGAGAGATAgttattgataaatattttaaattatggctttaaaataatatagaaaaatataattaccttaaatttctaaaaagaaagtataaaaccTGAAAGTCAAAGTGttctaatttttttgaaattatacttCAGATGCAAGAGATAATCCCATGGCTATATATAGGCTAGCTTCTAACTAAAAAAGTGATATCTAATACTAAATagacttgtcatttttttctttattcccatCCACAACCTTATTTtcaactctgtttttctttttctttttttttatacttttacctGGCACACTTCTTTATTActattgcattattttatttcatcttattctttaatcatttaaaaaaattagtagcaCCTTTAGGgagcaattttaggtttatagaaaaattgccTGAAAAGTAGAAAGTTCCcatatactctttttttccccatatattctTTTACCACCcaatgcccccccccacccagaaTCCTTATCCTaatcttttaaagttttgataTGTGCATTTCCTTGAAAGTACCTGCTTATCTATCATTGCATATCTCAAGTTTGTATAGATACAGCTTCTCTTTTCCTTCGTTCTTTCACAattcttaatctttttaaagcCTATTTGAAAATTGAAGGAACATAATCAAagggaaaactattttttattgttagcCTTCTGTTGTAACTCTGAGTTTTCAAACATATCTTTCATCAGTAAATGTTAATTTGCTGACTTTATTTTCTGCTATGACTTTCTAGTGTTTTTTGTTCTATCTATGAAATTGTATAACTATCAACCAAAAttggaaaatgtttaaatatgtctttttagCCTGTTATCTTTCAAAATCTAAGCAGAGTTTCTGTAATACATTTTTTTGACAAAGCAAGagtgaagtttttaaaagaaaacctttttttcaaaaggatatatgagggacgcctgggtggctcagggggttaaagcctctgcctttggctcaggtcatgatcccagggtcctgggattgtgtcccacattgggatctctgctcaacagggagcctgcttccccccgccccctgcctgtctctctgcctacttgtgatctctgtcaaataaatgaataaaatcttaaaaaaggacatattaaatatttacagaaatataacAGGCAAAAATCAACATAATTCATTAGGATGGAATTAtcaaagcttttttctttttgctgtacTCTTAACACTTTTTAAGTAATGggggaaaagatggaaagaagatGATGGAATTATATCAAATAAGGTATAGAGAAATAATAGATTTATAGTAGTCTTtggaaatgtgtatatatgtatgtgtattgtatgtgtatacatatatatgcctaTAAATAAGGCTTTGCCTAGGGAATACAAATTTTTACcttaaaagttacaaaatataaatgctgtggcacattttgcttttccattatagttaatgtttttttttttttccttctacagtGGCCATTCTGGAAAGGAAGTACAGTTATGCACTAAGACCATTAAAACATCAGATATTGACAATCCTGGCCATTCTGAGATGCATTATGAATCTAGTGCTTCTAGCTCTCATAGTGATAGTAGCAGTGATAATGAGCAAGACTTTGTTTCCACCATTCTACCAGGAAACAGACCAAATGCAACAGGTATAAGTCCACAGCTGCCCAAAAAAagcataatgaaaaagaaagctggtCAGAAAGCTAACTCCAAATGTGAAGACAAAGAAGAGACAGTAATAGCTGTCACTGAGCAGCTAGGCAATTGCAGATTAGATAGTCATGGGAAAGCTGCTGCTTGTGAACTTCCTTTACAGCAAGTAAGTACTCAGATTTCTTCAAATAGTCCTTTGCAAGAAAAATTAGAAGCtacagaaaattctgaaaataaatacaatagttCAAAAATAACTCTAGTAGGCATAAGTAAGAAAAGTGCTGagcattttaagagaaaatttgcCAAATCAAACCAAGTTTCTAGGTCACCCTCTACGCTGGTGCAGATGTGTCCCGAAGTTGCAAAGACAAACTTACTTAAAGTCCTGAAAGAGACTTTGACTGAATGGAAGACAGAAGAAACTTTGAGGTTTTTGTATGGCCAAAATTATGCTTCTTTGTGTCTGAAACTCTCTTCATCCCCTCTGGCtaaagaagaagaatttgatGAAGATGACATATGCTCTGACTCAGATAAACATTCTCCTGCCTTGCAGGAATCTCAGAACAGCTTGGATGAGTCTTTACCTTTTAGGGCCTCAGAAACAGCCATTAAACCACTGCCAAGTTATGAGAACttgaagaaagaaactgaaacatTAAATCTGAGAATAAGGGAGTTTTATAGAGGACGATATGTTTTGAGTGAAGAAACCACCAAATCACAAGACTCTGAAGAGGTATGTCTTAACAATGATTTAGTTTTCTGTGCTGCTAGCATATGGGACACTCACCATAACAAATCTTGAAACagtaacattaaagaaataattgttaaattttcaggtttgtttagtttatcatttttttaatttaaagtgccatctccagaggcacctgggtggctcagtcccttaagtgcatgcccttggctcaggttgtgatttcagggtcttgggatcaagtcccacatccagctccctgcttggtggagaatctgcttgagattctctctctgcttctgcctccctacccccaccacttgtgtgctctttctctccctctcataaataaatataaacttttttttttaatgtcatctcCAGTATTGGCATTACAATTTTCCAAATAAGTTGACATTTGCACCTAGGAAATTTCATAAATGTGTAGTATTTTTCTCTAATATAGGAGTAGCCTAGAATTGTGGGATAAAGCTTTCTTTAAAACCTAGTTCTTTGTAAACTCTCTAGGGAGGTTCCCCCCCCACCAACAACAGATATTCTTTGTATTCTTATATTCTTTCAAATCTCTACATGGAGCATGTATCTTTGTATTTCATTTCCAATGGGTCTGTACATAGTGGAGTAGATTTACTAGTTGAATGGtaaaatatttatctgtataGTATTTGGCCAACATGCCCATTCACAACAAtatcaatgaaaataatatagGAAAGGAGACGTATTGGGAAATAACAGAcataagagaaaatggaaggaacacATCAGACCTAGATTTTCATATCTGCTCTCTCATTTACTAGCTATATGAAAAATTGGTCTCTTAAATTTGAGTGTTCATCTGTAAATGGGACTATATATAAATAGCTTTCCTTTTTCAGTTGTTAAGAATTTAAAagtaatgtatgtatgtatcacaGTGCCTCATATACAATTAGTACTCAGTAAATAATAATTATCTGTAGGGATTAAATGTATGTTGCTGAGATTAAGGGGGAGGGATTTTCTCAGCATTTCTCCTACCCATTTTTATGTTCAGGTATAGCTTAAGAAATGAAGTTATTTGGCTTGAAGAGGAGGGGGCAGTAACCTTGTTTTTCTGACAACTTTTGCTATTAAAGATTTCTGAGTAAATGTGGCTCTAAATTTAAGAACACATTTGGAGATTTAGAAAGAGAGTAGAAGTAcagtaaaaatttagaaattttctacTTCTACAGAATGCTCCCTAGCCcagttctattattttaaatcacttcAATTGTATcattatacaatatttataaGTTTTATAGTAAGCTTGGAGAAACCCTTTATCTGTCATTCAGCTGCATAAAGCTACATtaatgtatcatttattttatcatttttgtgcTATAAGCcttaaacagaaaaaattacttaagaaagaaaattgactATTCCTCTgttgtataatattttaaaactttttcattgaagtataatGCAAATAGTAAGTGTGCCGTTTATTAATTATCACAAAGGAACACAGCCTTATAATCATTACTCAGGCCAAGAAATTTGAGTAAAACAAAAGCCCCACTATGTCTTCTCCTAATTATTACCTCTTTCCAAAATGAGTAACTATTGTAATAACATGGATTCACTTTGCCAGTTTTGAACTGTAGTAAATTCACATAGTATATGTTCTTTGGTTTCCTGTTTATTTCATGCAATGTTAGTTCATGAGTCATTTTTTGTGTTGTTCCATGTGGCtatagttcattcttttattgCTGCATAGTATCTCATAGAAATAGGCCACAATTTATTCATGTTAATGAGCATTTAGGCTTTTCCAGTTTAGGGCTGTAGTGTTACGAACTTTATAATTTATGTCTCTCTTCTAAGGTATGTGTATTTCTGTTGGGTGTGTATCTAGGACTTGAACTTTTGGGTCatagtgtatgtgtatatgcagcTATACTGGATGATGCcagttttccaaaatagtttTGCCAGTTTTTAGTCTACTACAGCTATATGAGAATTTCCAAgatccacattcttttttttttttttaaagattttatttatttatttgacagacagagatcacaagtaggcagagaggcaggcagagagaggaggaagcaggctccctgctgagcagatagccctatgtggggctcgatcccagaactctgggatcatgacttgagccgaaggcagaggcttaacccactgagccacccaggcgccccatgatccACATTCTTGATCAGTACTTGACATTGTTAATTCTCACATTTCAGTGGTactgtttttttattataatacatttctctaatgattaatgAGTTGAGCaaggttttatttgctttttgacCATTTGGAATGTCTTGTGTCTTTTCAAGTCTTTTCCCCATTTATCTGTTGGAATATCTAAGTATTTTTTCTTACCGATTTTGAAGAAATTCTTTattcaggattcaaacccaattTTAGttaatgtgttttgcaaataacATCTCTACTCTGAGACTTGCCTTTTCACTCGCATTATTGATAACCTGAGTCCAACTTATTCATTGTTCCCTTTAGTGACTTCTTTAGAAACCTTTGCTTAGCCCAGGTTACTTCATCTTCTAGActgtttttcctttcatcctAGAATTGATTTTTATGATGAGCTGTATGGGtcagatttcattattttcctttggagaaatgtgtgcatattaaagtttaagaaacactattgattggggaaaggtgGGGAGAGGTGTTGCTCATTCTGTTAGTTACTaagagaagtgggagaggtaGGTCAAAAATCTTTcaccattggggcgcctgggtggctcagtgggttaaagcctctgccttcagctcaggtcatgatcccaggatcctgggctcaagccccgcatgggctctctgcttagcagggagcctgcttcccttcctctctctctctgcctgcctttctgcctacttgtgatctctgtctgtcaaataaataaataaataaaatctttaaaaaaaaaaatctttcatcatAATTATGGATCATTTCTACTTTTGGTTtagtaaattttacttttaatattttgagaccATGTtatatggtattaaaaaaaaagattgttatgTCTTCCTAGTAAATTGAACCTCTGTATTATGAGTGACCTTTCTCTACattggtaagttttttttttcttacagtctgTTTTGCTAGCATTAGCATTCTTTTATTAGTattttcaggactgcctttttttACTTAGGCTGGTAATTGTTTTTATGTGGAGAAATTTGTTTACATTCAGTGTCATAATTGATATATTTGGGTTTGTGCCATCTCACTCATTGCTTTCTGCTTGTCTCATCCATTCtatgttcctctttctctcctttcctgattttgttgaattaaatAGTACTATTTCATGGTTTACCCTCTATTAGCTtgctttttatactttattttactaATCAGAAGTGGTTACTCTAAAGATTAAAATCTGAATTGACTGAATTATTATAAAAGTCCAATATAAGTTAATTTTTTGCTTTCTAGATAGTACCTTAGAAACTGTAATTCTGTTTACCCTTTCTGGGCTTAGGTGTTCttgttgtctgtttttattctctctatattttaaaTCCTGTAAGATGATTTATAGTCCGTATTCATTTGAAGTTTTTCactgacctgaaccgaaggcagatgcttaatgactgagccacccaggtgcccctcaacataggtattttaaataaagttgatAACATCATTTTCTGGATTGCCTGGGGGCTGTTTTATTTGGGATAATGTTTGAGATTTTGACcatattgtcttattttcttattatttatggCAAACATTGTATGTTAAAAATCACAGATAACTTGAGACCAAACTGATGTTATCTTCCTCCAGAACAGATTTCTCTTTGCTTTAGGCACATGATTTGTAGCAGTTCTAAATCACTTCATTCAGTGAGGGATTAAGATGATTTGAAGCTGTACTTCAGTCCCTGAAAGAGCCAGTTTCCTATTCATTCTTAGTGCTAGAGTTTGGTCCTTCTAAGTTGAGCTTGGAGGGAAGGGTTGCTAGTACCTCTTCCTTCTTGGCATTTCCCCAAGCTTTAATGCTTATTAGAAAAACAATGCTCAGGTTCTCAGTATCTGAATTGCTTCTTCTGGAATTAGTCACTGCCCTCTCTGGAATTACCTTCTCTAGAATCTCTGGCGTTGATTCTTGACTGCTTTGTTGGTCTCTGATGTTTTCAATCAAATGTGGGTATTTTCCCAGCTTTTTTTCAGTTCTCAGCAGGAGGAATGGTTAGAATTATTTTGTCTGCcatttctagaagtggaattccCCATAATATATGTACGTGTAtatggggtatgtgtgtgtgtatatatatatatatatatagtatttgctaattttaattatttttttgtatttgctaGTTTTAAAAGCTTTGATCACCAACACTTGTATAACATTTAGTAGTTCCCAGAGTTCTTTTGTATACATTTTCTCGTTTAATAAAGAAGTTATTAGTATCCCTTGATACAGGTTAGAAAAATTCTCAAAAGCAGGCATATGACTCAGTTCACATcggcccaatgactgagccaatGCTCAAATTTAAATCTTCTAATAATTCTCAAGTCTAGTTTTTATTCTGCCATACCTCAGGTATGAATTTTTGTGCTTTAATGTTTATAGTTCTTATCAAAGAAGAATGTAAATTTAtgactttgctttgttttgtttaaaaacgTGATTTTAGCATGATCTCACCTTTCCACTGATAGATTCAAGTTCTCAGAACCAGATTAGAAAACGCATCGTACTTGAAAAGTTAAGTAAAGTGTAAGTATGTAATTGTCATTCTactttacaatatttaaaattaacttgGTATTTGTGGGttcataatttatattaatttttatccttGAATTTTgtaagtttgaaaaataatttgaaaagttaCTTGAGAAGTTGAGGTTTTTAAAGATATCCTgccaaggaaatattgaaattTCGTCTTGTGTAGAAGATACACAAGCACATAATGAAGAGGAAGGTTGAGATTATGGGAGTAGAAAACTAAACTGTGTCACTTCCACTTCATAATCCAATGAagtcagggaaaaaaatatcaaagttaAACCATTTAAATACTGATTTGTGGTATATGTGTCACATCAGTTTCACATGTGAATGAAACTTTATGAAGTTTTAACGGTCTGTTAACTCACTCtgcatacatatttatagaaCCATTTCACACTCAGCAACTTAAGAGTTTTTGTTCAAGTCAACTTTGCACTTTAGTTTTAAACTTCCTGTggtggaaattatttttcttgtaattagCCCAGtcataaatgacatttaaaaattgtaatctTGGTTTGTCTTTCAAAGAAGTTTGAAATCTTTTTTCCAGAGATGTGAGGGCCATCTTGaactttttaatctctattttctttctttagcagAAAAAATGGAAAGGTGTTTTCAGTCATTGTTTAAGGTCTGTATAtggattaggggcacctggctggctctgtgggtggagcgtgcaactcttgatctcactcagggttgtgagttcgagccccatgttgaatgtaaagattactttaaaatctttaaaaaataaataaataaataaggctgtGCTTATGGAGTAGTCTTAAATTTGTAGTAGTTCAATGGTAAGAAGAACATATTTTCTGGAAGCCTTCATATTTTGAGCAGCCTACTCCTccaagttttacattttaagtaaCTGTTTATTTATCGAGTTTCTCTTATGTTAGGCTCCTCCCAGATAATCTAAGTTTGTTAttagttttgtcttttatatGGTCCTCATACTTAGACATTTGTTTGTCTAACAATTGGTTAGAAAACAGTAAAAGTCACTATATTTCTGATTCATAGGACAAGAAGATAACAATCCTTGATTGTGGTTACACAGGTTTTGAAAGTTAGGTTGGATTATTGAtacttatatgtatttattatttgacagagatcacaaacaggcagagaggcaggcagagatagaggaggaagcaggctccctgctgatcagagagcccaatgtggggctcgatcccaggaccctgagatcatgacctgagccgaaggctgaggcttaacccactgagccacccaggggcccaagaaCTAAATTTAAGAAGAGGTAGAATAACTTGCAGAAACACACAAACACTAAaaacaaagtaattattgacataGAGGATTTTTTTGGTTATTAATGAAAGCATTTCAGTTTTTTCTCACTATAAAagtaagactttttaaaaataataatagtaaaagtaAGACTTTTTTAGTTTCTGATTGGAGCAAAACAGTTGTAAACggcatttttttttagattattgaagaaaataaaatatgtattatgtattagaTGATATTAAGAAATTGTTAATTTGGTTAGGTATGATAATTTTATTGCTATTATATAAGAAAATGCCCTTGTATTTagagatagataaatatttaggCGCCAAATGACTTGACATCAGGGATTTACTTGGCAAAAAAagttaagaaggaaagaaaaaaatgaaataagtttaGCAAAATAATTGGAAGTTGAATCTGGGAATAGATTTATGTGGTTATTgctattttctccattttgaaatatatctgaaactttataattttataataagttttaaaaaaaaagtaatgcatgCTTATTGCAGAAGATTTAGGCAGTACAAAATGGTTTAAAGAAAGTAAAGATCATCTGTAATCCCACTGAGTAGTCactactattaatattttgatatttaaccCTGatgcatacataatatatatgtatgtgtgtgtgtattcatttcctttggttttctctGTTATAGTATAAACCCTGGGAGGAATGAAATACACTAAAACTCTGGGAGGAATGTTTGAAATATACTATCTATCATGTATAGTGTCattatatataagtttttataaaaatgggacAATACTACATATGCATTTTTCACTTAACACAACATGAATATCTGTCCGCGCTAAAAAATATAGATTCATGTTTTCGTTTTAAAGGTTTGAttatattccactgtatgtttaTATCatagtttattttgatttttcactACTAAAAATACTTTTTGCAATAAgcatcttttttatgtttatctgaTTATTTCTTTAGGGGTTTTTCATAGTAAAACTGTTGGGTCAAAGAATATCCATATTTACAATGTTAACATGTATTGGCAAATTGCTCTCTAGAAATATATCAGTTTCTACTCCCACTGTAAGGATTTCATAAGGAGAAATAGGTCATACTCCTAAATTGGACAGTTTAGGGGGTCCAGTTCCTCTGGCCTTGTGTTCTTTCCATTTAATCTAATTATTTGAAAGTAAAGGTAAGAAAAACAAGTATAAGAATATAGGTAGCAGCCAGGATAATATTTTTCAGTGCCTCACACTGTACCATAGACTATATGGTGGAGTATATGGGATTAATATGAAATGTGAGTTCTCATGAGTTCTCATCAGTCAGAAGCTAGCTTAACTGCTTCTACCTAAAGGCCATTATTACTTATGGAAAATCCAGACTTAGGCAAGACTCAAGTAATATTTctgtataaataaattatattttaaaggaaatgtaattttttcttttcagagtccCTGGACTTTTGGGGCCTCTTCAGATCACATTAGGAGATATTTCTGCACAACTTAAAAATCTTATCCGAACTTTCAGGTCAGTGTTAATACTAAaattttccttctcagttttttGACTTCTTGTGATTGCCTTGAAGAATCCATAGAAAGACTGTGTTCCCTAATAATGTATCATAGCCCCCAACTCAggaaatgaatgggtaaacccAGGGCCAACTGCTCCATCCTAGGAAATCCCGAGGGGGCTGGACTAATCAAAAGCATAGCTCCTGGCTGGGTTTGCCCACACTTTTGTTGAACAAACTTGGATATACTTGTCCCAAGAGAAGGCAATAACTAAAGAGACAAGAGTTtgaaaaagacaaagggaaagatttattttgggTGCCAGCAGCCAGGGGAGATGGCAAGTCTTAACAATCAGTCTCTCCACGCACAAGATGGACTCCTAGAGTTTTATGAGGAAAGATTTAGGAAGGTCCATGCAGGAAAGCAGCAGGGAGCATATGATCATGGATCAGGATCAGTATGTGGTCAGCCCATAATCGTGGGCAGGGAAGGACACATGTGGGATGTAATCCTCTAGGAATTCCTAtcctaggtttattcctaggcatttgcTATCATGGCTTTTCTGGTCCAGCAGTTTGGGTGTTCTGGAGCATTGCAAAACACCTCCATCAATGCCTCAAGAAAGTACAATAAGAAATAAGCACATTGGGTTTTAATTAAGACATGAGTTTTGTTAAGACTATGTTAAGTCTTGTCTAGTTCTGATTTTAACTGTTGGGTTCTATAGTTGAGCAAGAGGGCTTTCTAACAAAAACGTGAAAAAAGTGACTTACCTTCAGTGTCTTAGATCTAAGAATagtattctgttttcttctccactAAACATTATCTTTTATTAAATGCAGGATCTTCTTTGCTCAAACCTTGATATAGTTAGTTTTGGATTGTTTATTTATAGAGTAGTctaaaattaa
Protein-coding regions in this window:
- the RPAP2 gene encoding putative RNA polymerase II subunit B1 CTD phosphatase RPAP2 isoform X1: MADSAGHRSAHLKARGPRASRNAAGAKQTNALKQEDASKRRAELEAAVRKKIEFERKALHIVEQLLEEDITEEFLRECGRFITPAHYSDVVDERSIIKLCGYPLCQKKLGVVPKQKYKISTKTNKVYDITERKCFCSNFCYKASKFFEAQIPKTPVWVREEERHPDFQLLQEGQSGHSGKEVQLCTKTIKTSDIDNPGHSEMHYESSASSSHSDSSSDNEQDFVSTILPGNRPNATGISPQLPKKSIMKKKAGQKANSKCEDKEETVIAVTEQLGNCRLDSHGKAAACELPLQQVSTQISSNSPLQEKLEATENSENKYNSSKITLVGISKKSAEHFKRKFAKSNQVSRSPSTLVQMCPEVAKTNLLKVLKETLTEWKTEETLRFLYGQNYASLCLKLSSSPLAKEEEFDEDDICSDSDKHSPALQESQNSLDESLPFRASETAIKPLPSYENLKKETETLNLRIREFYRGRYVLSEETTKSQDSEEHDLTFPLIDSSSQNQIRKRIVLEKLSKVVPGLLGPLQITLGDISAQLKNLIRTFRLTNRNIIHKPAEWTLIAVVLLSLLTPILGIQKHSQENVVFTQFIETLLEELHLKNEDLENLTNIFKTSC
- the RPAP2 gene encoding putative RNA polymerase II subunit B1 CTD phosphatase RPAP2 isoform X3; amino-acid sequence: MADSAGHRSAHLKARGPRASRNAAGAKQTNALKQEDASKRRAELEAAVRKKIEFERKALHIVEQLLEEDITEEFLRECGRFITPAHYSDVVDERSIIKLCGYPLCQKKLGVVPKQKYKISTKTNKVYDITERKCFCSNFCYKASKFFEAQIPKTPVWVREEERHPDFQLLQEGQSGHSGKEVQLCTKTIKTSDIDNPGHSEMHYESSASSSHSDSSSDNEQDFVSTILPGNRPNATGISPQLPKKSIMKKKAGQKANSKCEDKEETVIAVTEQLGNCRLDSHGKAAACELPLQQVSTQISSNSPLQEKLEATENSENKYNSSKITLVGISKKSAEHFKRKFAKSNQVSRSPSTLVQMCPEVAKTNLLKVLKETLTEWKTEETLRFLYGQNYASLCLKLSSSPLAKEEEFDEDDICSDSDKHSPALQESQNSLDESLPFRASETAIKPLPSYENLKKETETLNLRIREFYRGRYVLSEETTKSQDSEEHDLTFPLIDSSSQNQIRKRIVLEKLSKVVPGLLGPLQITLGDISAQLKNLIRTFRLTNRNIIHKPAEWTLIAVVLLSLYNP
- the RPAP2 gene encoding putative RNA polymerase II subunit B1 CTD phosphatase RPAP2 isoform X4 — encoded protein: MADSAGHRSAHLKARGPRASRNAAGAKQTNALKQEDASKRRAELEAAVRKKIEFERKALHIVEQLLEEDITEEFLRECGRFITPAHYSDVVDERSIIKLCGYPLCQKKLGVVPKQKYKISTKTNKVYDITERKCFCSNFCYKASKFFEAQIPKTPVWVREEERHPDFQLLQEGQSGHSGKEVQLCTKTIKTSDIDNPGHSEMHYESSASSSHSDSSSDNEQDFVSTILPGNRPNATGISPQLPKKSIMKKKAGQKANSKCEDKEETVIAVTEQLGNCRLDSHGKAAACELPLQQVSTQISSNSPLQEKLEATENSENKYNSSKITLVGISKKSAEHFKRKFAKSNQVSRSPSTLVQMCPEVAKTNLLKVLKETLTEWKTEETLRFLYGQNYASLCLKLSSSPLAKEEEFDEDDICSDSDKHSPALQESQNSLDESLPFRASETAIKPLPSYENLKKETETLNLRIREFYRGRYVLSEETTKSQDSEEIQVLRTRLENASYLKS
- the RPAP2 gene encoding putative RNA polymerase II subunit B1 CTD phosphatase RPAP2 isoform X2; the encoded protein is MADSAGHRSAHLKARGPRASRNAAGAKQTNALKQEDASKRRAELEAAVRKKIEFERKALHIVEQLLEEDITEEFLRECGRFITPAHYSDVVDERSIIKLCGYPLCQKKLGVVPKQKYKISTKTNKVYDITERKCFCSNFCYKASKFFEAQIPKTPVWVREEERHPDFQLLQEGQSGHSGKEVQLCTKTIKTSDIDNPGHSEMHYESSASSSHSDSSSDNEQDFVSTILPGNRPNATGISPQLPKKSIMKKKAGQKANSKCEDKEETVIAVTEQLGNCRLDSHGKAAACELPLQQVSTQISSNSPLQEKLEATENSENKYNSSKITLVGISKKSAEHFKRKFAKSNQVSRSPSTLVQMCPEVAKTNLLKVLKETLTEWKTEETLRFLYGQNYASLCLKLSSSPLAKEEEFDEDDICSDSDKHSPALQESQNSLDESLPFRASETAIKPLPSYENLKKETETLNLRIREFYRGRYVLSEETTKSQDSEEHDLTFPLIDSSSQNQIRKRIVLEKLSKVVPGLLGPLQITLGDISAQLKNLIRTFRLTNRNIIHKPAEWTLIAVVLLSLQVPT